A section of the Sedimentisphaera cyanobacteriorum genome encodes:
- the rsgA gene encoding ribosome small subunit-dependent GTPase A: protein MKKSKRKFFQQQLKKLNETEKKQLYKRAANLRKASQVDAMKRKHSFRSRIDHRSNWDNESNFEKKKKTPKMDIDDWALKVLEEEGIQTLRETCRHREDLGEYSEKYYGMIEEVMPAESLVYSEGRDVKCIIGPEFSMTQKSDLAVGDNVYFSYAKDGTAVLHSVEPRKTCISRPDPTKAGIERVTAANVDKAVIVAAIKRPELRPSLIDRYLIAAQKGGVEPVVCINKIDLINEYAKEKEMEVLKAYQEIGLKVVECSAASGLGLDKLKESLASARSVFVGHSGTGKTSLLNRLCPCAEAQTGSVHNGTGLGRHTTNNSKLYHIENNIWIIDTPGIREFGLWNMNPDDLKWYFEEFDYFAENCRYSDCSHTHEPGCAVKQAVEENQISRTRYQSYLRILETISKNSS, encoded by the coding sequence TTGAAAAAAAGCAAACGCAAATTTTTCCAGCAGCAGCTTAAAAAGCTCAATGAAACTGAAAAAAAACAGCTCTATAAGAGGGCTGCCAACTTGCGCAAGGCATCGCAGGTTGATGCAATGAAAAGGAAGCATTCATTCAGGAGCAGAATAGACCACCGAAGCAACTGGGATAACGAATCAAATTTTGAAAAAAAGAAAAAAACTCCCAAAATGGATATCGACGACTGGGCGTTAAAAGTCCTTGAGGAGGAGGGAATTCAGACGCTCAGGGAAACTTGCAGGCATAGAGAGGATTTAGGTGAATACAGCGAAAAATATTATGGTATGATAGAGGAAGTTATGCCGGCTGAAAGCCTTGTTTACTCTGAAGGCAGAGACGTTAAGTGTATAATAGGCCCTGAATTTTCGATGACTCAAAAAAGCGATCTGGCTGTTGGTGATAATGTTTACTTTTCGTACGCAAAAGACGGAACTGCTGTGCTTCACAGTGTTGAGCCGAGAAAAACCTGCATATCACGTCCCGATCCGACGAAAGCGGGTATTGAGCGGGTTACTGCGGCTAATGTGGATAAAGCTGTTATAGTTGCCGCAATAAAACGCCCGGAGCTCAGGCCCAGCCTTATAGACAGATATCTCATAGCAGCACAGAAGGGCGGTGTTGAGCCTGTAGTATGCATAAATAAAATTGATCTGATCAACGAATATGCAAAAGAAAAAGAGATGGAAGTTTTGAAAGCGTATCAGGAGATAGGACTGAAGGTTGTGGAGTGTTCTGCTGCAAGCGGTTTAGGTCTGGATAAGCTCAAAGAATCTCTGGCATCGGCAAGGAGCGTTTTCGTTGGGCACAGCGGGACAGGCAAAACATCCCTGCTTAACCGTCTCTGTCCTTGTGCAGAAGCTCAAACCGGCTCGGTGCACAACGGGACAGGGCTCGGACGCCATACTACAAATAACTCCAAGCTCTATCATATCGAAAATAATATCTGGATTATAGATACACCCGGGATAAGGGAGTTTGGTCTTTGGAATATGAACCCCGATGATTTGAAATGGTATTTTGAAGAATTTGATTATTTCGCAGAAAACTGCCGATATTCAGACTGCTCGCATACACATGAACCGGGATGTGCGGTCAAGCAGGCAGTAGAAGAAAACCAGATCAGCAGGACAAGATATCAGAGTTATCTGAGAATACTGGAAACTATATCTAAGAACAGCTCTTAA